In Candidatus Contubernalis alkalaceticus, the following proteins share a genomic window:
- a CDS encoding diacylglycerol/lipid kinase family protein, translating to MEWFVIVNPAAGKGKVKKLWPDIESYLKKQKICFTYEFTRGLNHARELACRAMAKKIKKIIVVGGDGTIFEVINGIDPGKVTLGIIPMGTGNDFARTAGIPQDWKKACRVLANGNEMPVDLGRINEYYFINLSGTGLDAMTVCDANRLKKYLGKISYVVGLLKQLICFKPIHIEVLGRDLCYSARAWMVSVANGKYYGNGMMVAPRALLDDGLLDIIIVEELPRLEFLKVFPQVYKGTHLDHPKVRFFRERELEIKTQRPLPVHCDGEILNLTSLKYSVVPGKLTIKVPGTAETLVLAG from the coding sequence TTGGAATGGTTTGTTATAGTGAATCCCGCAGCAGGTAAAGGAAAAGTAAAAAAATTATGGCCTGATATAGAAAGTTATCTGAAGAAGCAAAAAATATGTTTCACTTATGAATTTACTCGGGGGTTGAATCATGCCAGGGAACTGGCCTGCCGGGCTATGGCAAAAAAGATTAAAAAAATTATTGTAGTGGGTGGGGATGGAACAATATTTGAAGTGATTAACGGAATTGATCCAGGAAAGGTTACCCTGGGGATTATTCCCATGGGTACAGGCAATGATTTTGCCCGCACGGCAGGCATACCTCAGGACTGGAAAAAAGCCTGTCGGGTGTTGGCTAATGGTAATGAGATGCCGGTGGACCTGGGTAGAATTAACGAATACTATTTTATTAATCTTTCGGGAACCGGCCTGGATGCCATGACTGTATGTGATGCCAATCGTTTAAAAAAATATTTAGGAAAAATATCTTATGTTGTGGGTCTTTTAAAGCAGTTAATTTGTTTTAAACCCATACATATTGAAGTGCTGGGCAGGGATCTGTGCTATTCTGCCCGGGCCTGGATGGTTTCTGTAGCCAATGGGAAGTATTATGGTAACGGAATGATGGTGGCCCCCCGGGCACTTTTAGATGATGGATTGTTGGATATTATTATTGTAGAAGAACTACCCCGGTTGGAGTTTTTGAAGGTTTTTCCCCAGGTTTATAAAGGAACTCATCTGGATCACCCCAAGGTAAGGTTTTTTCGGGAAAGAGAATTGGAAATAAAAACACAGCGTCCGCTGCCGGTCCACTGTGATGGAGAAATCCTTAATCTTACTTCCCTTAAATATTCTGTGGTCCCCGGGAAACTTACAATTAAAGTTCCCGGCACAGCTGAAACCCTGGTTTTAGCTGGTTAA
- a CDS encoding uroporphyrinogen decarboxylase/cobalamine-independent methonine synthase family protein yields MLISVPEMMSKAATGIGSLPDIGEERALSLIQESFPLCPHWPQFPTKAEEYFDLQVLYLLKGLEIIKKEEGKNPRFLDQGVDFLDRAALFYELYLSNVDSQKLDERLAMPESSAVGFYYFINQLEKKGVGRAICLKGQAAAPLTVGMQVLDAEGASSFFNEQLRDIVVKALELHVIWQVRELKKLGLPVIIFLDEGMMQAYGNKQFLSLRGDWIIDSFRSIIDAIKREGAAAGIHACCIADWSVLLASEPDIINLDAYNYFTSLLTVRDELNEFLKKGGYIAWGIVPVNDILYQETADSLLKRLNEILKKLINRGVEESLLYKQMIITPCCGTGLYLRENAERAYSLTAEISGRMK; encoded by the coding sequence ATGTTAATCAGTGTTCCAGAAATGATGAGCAAAGCGGCCACGGGAATTGGCAGCCTTCCAGATATAGGAGAGGAAAGGGCGCTCAGCCTGATTCAGGAGAGTTTTCCCCTTTGTCCCCACTGGCCGCAGTTCCCTACAAAAGCAGAAGAATATTTTGACCTGCAGGTTCTCTATCTGCTGAAAGGTTTGGAGATAATTAAAAAAGAAGAGGGCAAAAACCCCAGGTTTTTGGATCAGGGAGTAGATTTTTTAGATAGAGCTGCGCTGTTTTATGAATTGTACTTGAGTAATGTAGACAGCCAGAAACTGGATGAGCGTCTGGCGATGCCGGAGAGTTCTGCTGTTGGTTTTTACTACTTTATAAATCAGTTAGAGAAAAAAGGTGTGGGCAGGGCTATATGTTTGAAGGGGCAGGCAGCAGCCCCTTTAACTGTGGGGATGCAGGTGCTGGATGCAGAAGGAGCCTCTTCATTTTTTAATGAACAGTTAAGGGATATTGTGGTAAAAGCTTTGGAGCTGCATGTAATTTGGCAGGTTCGAGAGTTAAAAAAGCTGGGGTTACCAGTAATTATCTTCCTGGATGAAGGAATGATGCAGGCCTATGGAAATAAACAATTTTTAAGCCTCAGGGGAGATTGGATTATAGATTCCTTTCGCAGCATAATAGATGCCATTAAAAGAGAAGGAGCAGCAGCAGGAATTCATGCTTGCTGTATAGCAGATTGGTCAGTGCTTCTTGCCAGTGAACCTGATATAATAAACTTAGATGCTTATAACTATTTTACATCTCTTTTGACCGTAAGAGATGAGTTAAATGAATTTTTAAAAAAAGGAGGTTATATCGCCTGGGGTATTGTGCCGGTAAATGATATCCTTTATCAAGAAACAGCAGACTCGCTGCTTAAACGTCTCAATGAAATCTTAAAAAAACTGATTAACAGGGGAGTAGAGGAGAGCTTATTATATAAACAGATGATCATTACTCCTTGTTGTGGGACAGGCCTTTATTTACGGGAAAACGCAGAGAGGGCTTACAGCCTTACGGCGGAGATCTCTGGGCGGATGAAGTGA